A stretch of the Arvicola amphibius chromosome 8, mArvAmp1.2, whole genome shotgun sequence genome encodes the following:
- the Zbtb24 gene encoding zinc finger and BTB domain-containing protein 24 isoform X2, whose product MAETTPETSAQLAMHSDTHSDTVLASLEDQRKRGFLCDITLIVENVHFRAHKALLAASSEYFSMMFAEEGEIGQSIYMLEGMVADTFGILLEFIYTGYLHASEKTTEQILATAQFLKVYDLIKAYTDFQTNHSSPKPPALNGTGPPVVVISNKKNDPLKRKRGRPRKGSSVQEGKSELAAEEEMQLRVNNSVQNRQNSVAREGDGVEPSEQMPKEKKLEPAGEPGRVEELPAEKDENCDPKARDGQDSLSRYSKRRIRRSVKLKDYKLIGDEDDQASAKRLCGRKKRAGGPEARCQDCGKVFKYNHFLAIHQRRHTGERPFKCSECGKGFAQKHSLQVHSRMHTGERPYTCTVCSKALTTKHSLLEHMSLHSGQKSFTCDQCGKYFSQKRQLKSHYRVHTGKRFNRNH is encoded by the exons ATGGCAGAGACAACACCGGAGACTTCTGCTCAGCTTGCTATGCACTCAGACACGCACAGTGACACTGTCCTGGCTAGCCTCGAGGACCAGAGGAAAAGAGGCTTTCTTTGTGATATTACCTTAATCGTGGAGAATGTGCATTTCCGAGCCCACAAAGCCTTACTCGCTGCCAGTAGCGAGTATTTCTCGATGATGTTTGCGGAAGAGGGCGAGATTGGCCAGTCTATCTATATGTTGGAAGGCATGGTTGCAGACACCTTTGGTATTCTGCTGGAGTTTATCTACACAGGGTATCTACATGCCAGTGAGAAAACTACAGAACAGATCCTGGCCACTGCTCAATTCTTGAAAGTCTATGATCTGATAAAGGCGTACACAGACTTCCAGACGAACCATAGCTCCCCAAAGCCGCCGGCTTTGAACGGCACTGGACCCCCAGTGGTCGTTATTTCTAATAAGAAGAATGATCCTTTAAAACGGAAACGGGGAAGACCGAGAAAAGGCAGTAGTGTGCAGGAGGGGAAATCAGAACTAGCTGCAGAGGAGGAGATGCAGCTCAGAGTGAACAATTCGGTTCAGAACAGACAAAACTCTGTGGCTAGAGAAGGGGACGGTGTGGAACCGAGCGAACAGatgccaaaagaaaagaaattggagCCTGCGGGTGAGCCAGGTAGAGTGGAGGAGCTGCCTGCCGAAAAGGATGAGAATTGTGACCCCAAGGCTCGGGATGGACAGGATAGCCTGAGCAGGTACAGCAAGCGGAGGATTCGGAGGTCTGTCAAGCTTAAAGACTACAAACTCATTGGAGATGAAGACGACCAGGCTTCCGCCAAGAGGCTGTGTGGAAGAAAAAAGCGCGCCGGTGGTCCCGAGGCCCGCTGTCAAGACTGTGGCAAAGTGTTTAAGTATAATCACTTTTTAGCCATCCACCAGAGGCGCCACACTG GGGAGCGACCGTTCAAATGTAGCGAGTGTGGGAAGGGCTTTGCCCAGAAGCACTCCTTGCAGGTCCACAGCAGGATGCACACGGGGGAGCGGCCATACACCTGCACCGTGTGCAGCAAAGCGCTGACCACCAAGCACTCCCTGCTGGAGCACATGAGCCTGCACTCAG